The genome window AACCCGAGCTTCCTCGACTACCGGATCCCCGTCGCGAGCGACCTGCCGATGATCGACACCGTGATCGTCGAGGTCCCCAACCCGACGCACCCCTACGGCGTGCGCGGCGTGGGCGAGGTTCCGATCGTGCCGCCGCTGGCCGCGGTCGCGAACGCCGTGCAGCGCGCGGCGGGAGTCACGCTCGCGGAGCTGCCCATCTCGCCGCCGCGCCTGCTCGAGGCCATCGACCGCGCGGGCTAGCGGCGTGGCGCGCGTGTTCTTCGCCTCCGGCCTGCGCCGCTTCGTGAGAGGCGCCGAGTCGGTCGAGCTCGAGGCGCGCGACGTGCGCGAGCTGCTTTCCGCGCTCGAAGCGCGCTACCCGGGAATCAGCGCCGCGATCGGCGCGGACTGCAGCGTCGCGATCGACGACGAGATCCTCCCGCGCGCAGAAGCGCATCTCGAGCGCCTGCGACCCGACAGCGAGGTCCACTTCCTGGCGCAGATCTCCGGCGGCTAACCCGCGCGCGTCTCGAGCAAGAGAGCCTCGAAAGCGCTCGCGCGCGGGTCCGTGCCGCCGACGATCCGCGCCAGCCACGCCCGCACATAGGCCGCATCGAAGCGATCCCCTCGGGAATGAAGGATCTGCTCGACGTCCGCCCAATCCTTTCGTCGATCG of Deltaproteobacteria bacterium contains these proteins:
- a CDS encoding MoaD/ThiS family protein is translated as MARVFFASGLRRFVRGAESVELEARDVRELLSALEARYPGISAAIGADCSVAIDDEILPRAEAHLERLRPDSEVHFLAQISGG